In Streptomyces longhuiensis, the following proteins share a genomic window:
- a CDS encoding DNA-directed RNA polymerase subunit alpha — MLIAQRPSLTEEVVDEFRSRFVIEPLEPGFGYTLGNSLRRTLLSSIPGAAVTSIRIDGVLHEFTTVPGVKEDVTDLILNIKQLVVSSEHDEPVVMYLRKQGPGLVTAADIAPPAGVEVHNPDLVLATLNGKGKLEMELTVERGRGYVSAVQNKQVGQEIGRIPVDSIYSPVLKVTYKVEATRVEQRTDFDKLIVDVETKQAMRPRDAMASAGKTLVELFGLARELNIDAEGIDMGPSPTDAALAADLALPIEELELTVRSYNCLKREGIHSVGELVARSEADLLDIRNFGAKSIDEVKAKLAGMGLALKDSPPGFDPTAAADAFGADDDADAGFVETEQY, encoded by the coding sequence ATGCTGATCGCTCAGCGTCCCTCGTTGACCGAAGAGGTCGTCGACGAGTTCCGCTCCCGGTTCGTGATCGAGCCGCTGGAGCCGGGCTTCGGTTACACCCTCGGCAACTCCCTGCGCCGGACGCTTCTCTCCTCGATCCCGGGTGCGGCGGTCACGTCCATCCGTATCGACGGTGTCCTGCACGAGTTCACCACCGTGCCAGGCGTCAAGGAAGACGTCACCGACCTCATCCTGAACATCAAGCAGCTGGTCGTCTCCTCGGAGCACGACGAGCCGGTCGTGATGTACCTGCGCAAGCAGGGCCCGGGTCTGGTCACCGCCGCCGACATCGCGCCTCCGGCCGGTGTCGAGGTGCACAACCCCGACCTCGTCCTCGCCACGCTCAACGGCAAGGGCAAGCTGGAGATGGAGCTGACCGTCGAGCGCGGTCGCGGCTACGTATCCGCCGTCCAGAACAAGCAGGTCGGTCAGGAGATCGGGCGCATCCCGGTCGACTCGATCTACTCGCCGGTCCTGAAGGTCACGTACAAGGTCGAGGCGACCCGTGTCGAGCAGCGCACCGACTTCGACAAGCTGATCGTCGACGTCGAGACGAAGCAGGCCATGCGTCCGCGTGACGCCATGGCGTCGGCCGGTAAGACCCTGGTCGAGCTGTTCGGTCTCGCCCGCGAGCTGAACATCGACGCCGAGGGCATCGACATGGGCCCGTCCCCCACGGACGCCGCCCTGGCCGCCGATCTGGCGCTGCCGATCGAGGAGCTCGAGCTCACCGTTCGGTCGTACAACTGCCTCAAGCGCGAGGGCATCCACTCCGTGGGTGAGCTCGTCGCCCGCTCCGAGGCGGACCTGCTCGACATCCGCAACTTCGGTGCGAAGTCGATCGACGAGGTCAAGGCGAAGCTGGCCGGTATGGGCCTCGCGCTGAAGGACTCGCCTCCCGGCTTCGACCCGACCGCCGCCGCGGACGCCTTCGGCGCCGACGACGACGCGGACGCGGGCTTCGTCGAGACCGAGCAGTACTAG